A region from the Cryptosporangium arvum DSM 44712 genome encodes:
- a CDS encoding RGCVC family protein, producing the protein MGNTPFTESFGGAGARARGTRPFNSTDNFTPDFHLVRTNCSDCCNAALEYLMSSPMTAVEDRGAPSSEAENAPRTCDVCPHETGSHDPISRRYCAATLATALTRGCICT; encoded by the coding sequence ATGGGCAATACGCCGTTCACGGAGAGTTTCGGCGGCGCTGGAGCGCGGGCCCGCGGCACCCGGCCGTTCAATTCAACCGACAATTTTACGCCCGATTTCCACTTGGTACGAACGAATTGTTCGGACTGCTGCAATGCAGCTTTGGAGTATTTGATGTCGAGTCCGATGACTGCTGTCGAAGACCGCGGAGCTCCGTCCAGCGAGGCGGAGAACGCCCCTCGCACCTGCGACGTCTGCCCGCACGAGACCGGATCGCACGATCCCATCTCTCGTCGTTACTGTGCGGCCACGCTGGCGACCGCCCTGACCCGCGGCTGCATCTGCACCTGA